A section of the Chlamydiales bacterium STE3 genome encodes:
- a CDS encoding Transcription termination/antitermination protein NusG (Product derived from UniProtKB/Swiss-Prot:Q9Z9A5;Gene name derived from UniProtKB/Swiss-Prot:Q9Z9A5), which produces MHKWYVVQVFSSQEKKVKKALEEHREKKGMAELIDEILLPTENVSEVKKGQQHVIEKRLWPGYLLLKMSLNDDSWQYVKNTVGVIDFLGGEKPTALTDAEVGDILRDLEDKKQKITQKHKFAIGDRVKITDGVFVNFTGTVTEVFHEKGRLSVIVSIFGRDTRVDDLEFSQVEEVSEDTEN; this is translated from the coding sequence ATGCACAAATGGTATGTAGTACAAGTTTTTTCTTCTCAAGAAAAAAAAGTGAAAAAAGCTCTTGAAGAGCATCGCGAAAAAAAAGGCATGGCAGAGTTAATCGATGAAATCTTGTTGCCAACCGAAAATGTTTCTGAGGTTAAAAAAGGGCAGCAACATGTAATTGAAAAACGTCTATGGCCTGGATACCTTCTTTTAAAGATGTCTTTGAACGATGATTCATGGCAATACGTCAAAAATACAGTAGGGGTGATAGACTTTTTAGGTGGAGAAAAGCCTACAGCTTTGACGGATGCTGAAGTTGGGGATATTTTGAGGGATCTTGAAGATAAAAAGCAAAAAATTACACAAAAGCACAAATTCGCTATTGGCGATCGAGTTAAAATCACAGATGGTGTTTTCGTTAACTTCACTGGTACTGTTACTGAAGTTTTCCACGAAAAAGGGCGTCTTAGTGTTATTGTATCAATTTTTGGTCGAGACACACGTGTAGACGATCTTGAGTTCTCTCAGGTAGAAGAAGTTTCTGAGGATACTGAAAATTAA
- a CDS encoding 50S ribosomal protein L10 (Product derived from UniProtKB/Swiss-Prot:Q6MDM3;Gene name derived from UniProtKB/Swiss-Prot:Q6MDM3), translating into MRQEKQYLLDEVKGQLDQYGTFVIMQYSGLTANAAHQFRRDVAKLGGNVEVMRKRILLKAAEAAGHKLELADLPGHVGVVFAGEDFIETAKLVYKYRQETDKAINVLGGCFEGKLYNSQDVEKLSKLPSKDAMRSELLATLEAPMSQTLAVMEALLSSVIYCLDNKSKEEAAPSETAAS; encoded by the coding sequence ATGAGACAAGAGAAGCAGTACCTTCTAGATGAAGTAAAAGGACAATTAGACCAATACGGTACATTTGTCATTATGCAATACTCAGGCCTTACTGCCAATGCAGCCCATCAGTTTCGCCGCGATGTTGCAAAGCTTGGTGGAAATGTAGAAGTCATGCGTAAGCGCATTCTTTTAAAAGCCGCTGAGGCTGCAGGACATAAATTAGAGCTTGCTGATTTACCCGGACATGTAGGGGTTGTTTTCGCAGGTGAAGATTTTATTGAAACCGCAAAGCTTGTATATAAATACCGCCAAGAAACAGATAAAGCGATTAACGTTTTAGGTGGTTGCTTTGAAGGTAAATTGTATAACAGCCAAGATGTAGAAAAACTTTCAAAACTACCAAGCAAAGATGCAATGAGATCCGAGCTATTAGCTACTCTCGAAGCACCGATGTCACAAACACTGGCTGTTATGGAAGCGTTATTATCAAGCGTCATTTACTGCTTGGATAACAAAAGCAAGGAAGAAGCAGCACCGAGTGAAACTGCCGCATCCTAA
- a CDS encoding 50S ribosomal protein L1 (Product derived from UniProtKB/Swiss-Prot:Q6MDM4;Gene name derived from UniProtKB/Swiss-Prot:Q6MDM4), whose product MGHPSKRTREIAKSYDFSKIYAVNEAIEILKKCPPVKFDQSVEVSLKVGVDPRKSDQQVRGTVSLPNGTGKKTRILVFAEGDKVKEALDAGADYAGNEELLEKVNGGWTDFDAVITTPGMMRHVGKLGKVLGPRGLMPTPKAGTVTTEIAKAIQELKAGKIEFKLDRHGMINSAVGKLSFAIEKLAENVTAFLAAVQKAKPAGAKGQFFRSLVISSTMGPGLKIDLREIQAD is encoded by the coding sequence ATGGGTCATCCAAGTAAAAGAACTCGGGAGATAGCTAAATCGTATGATTTTTCAAAAATCTATGCGGTAAATGAAGCTATCGAAATTTTAAAGAAATGCCCACCGGTGAAATTCGATCAATCGGTTGAAGTTTCTTTAAAGGTGGGAGTTGACCCTCGTAAATCTGATCAGCAAGTTCGCGGCACTGTATCATTACCGAATGGTACAGGAAAAAAAACAAGGATTCTTGTTTTTGCTGAGGGCGATAAGGTGAAAGAAGCTTTAGATGCTGGTGCAGACTATGCGGGTAACGAAGAACTTTTAGAAAAAGTTAACGGGGGTTGGACAGATTTTGATGCTGTTATCACAACTCCAGGCATGATGCGACACGTAGGTAAGCTAGGTAAAGTTTTGGGGCCAAGAGGTTTAATGCCTACTCCTAAAGCAGGGACTGTGACTACTGAAATTGCAAAAGCAATCCAAGAGCTTAAAGCTGGTAAAATTGAGTTTAAACTAGATCGACATGGTATGATCAATAGTGCAGTTGGTAAACTCTCTTTTGCAATAGAAAAACTAGCTGAAAACGTCACTGCTTTTTTGGCAGCGGTACAAAAAGCTAAGCCAGCAGGTGCAAAAGGACAGTTTTTTAGATCACTAGTCATTTCTTCAACGATGGGACCAGGACTAAAAATTGATCTTCGCGAAATTCAGGCAGACTAG
- a CDS encoding 50S ribosomal protein L11 (Product derived from UniProtKB/Swiss-Prot:Q6MDM5;Gene name derived from UniProtKB/Swiss-Prot:Q6MDM5) — protein sequence MAKKIVKVIKLQIPAGKANPAPPIGPALGAAGVNIMAFCKEFNAKTQSMAGDILPVVITVYQDKSITFICKQPPVAEMLKKQLGLAKGSAVPNRDKVGKIKRSQARQIAENKIQDMNAASLEAATESVLGTARSMGIELVSE from the coding sequence ATGGCCAAAAAAATTGTTAAAGTGATCAAGCTGCAAATTCCTGCAGGAAAAGCTAACCCAGCGCCTCCAATCGGTCCAGCGCTCGGTGCAGCCGGCGTCAATATTATGGCGTTCTGTAAGGAGTTTAACGCGAAAACGCAGAGTATGGCAGGTGATATCCTACCAGTAGTTATTACTGTGTACCAGGATAAAAGCATTACATTCATCTGCAAACAGCCGCCGGTTGCTGAAATGCTTAAAAAGCAATTGGGTTTGGCAAAAGGATCTGCTGTTCCAAACAGGGATAAAGTAGGAAAAATCAAGAGAAGTCAAGCAAGACAAATCGCTGAAAATAAAATTCAGGATATGAACGCTGCGAGCCTTGAGGCAGCTACTGAAAGCGTGTTGGGTACAGCACGATCAATGGGAATTGAACTCGTTAGTGAATAA
- a CDS encoding 50S ribosomal protein L7/L12 (Product derived from UniProtKB/Swiss-Prot:Q6MDM2;Gene name derived from UniProtKB/Swiss-Prot:Q6MDM2), whose amino-acid sequence MSNKTEDLVKALSELSVLEMSELKTALEEKWGVKAAAAAVAVAAPAAAAAPAAEATDFQVTLESVPQDKKIGVIKAVREITGLGLKEAKDLVDGAPKVLKDTAPKAEADSIKKKVEEAGAKVSLKGL is encoded by the coding sequence GTGAGCAATAAAACAGAAGATTTAGTAAAGGCCCTCAGCGAATTGAGCGTCCTCGAGATGTCAGAGCTTAAAACTGCCTTGGAAGAGAAGTGGGGCGTTAAGGCAGCTGCAGCAGCAGTTGCAGTGGCAGCACCAGCGGCAGCAGCGGCACCAGCAGCAGAAGCAACTGACTTCCAGGTGACATTAGAATCAGTACCACAAGATAAGAAAATTGGCGTTATTAAGGCAGTAAGAGAGATTACAGGTCTTGGCTTAAAAGAAGCAAAAGATCTAGTTGACGGAGCTCCAAAAGTTCTGAAAGATACTGCTCCTAAAGCTGAAGCAGATTCAATTAAAAAGAAAGTTGAAGAAGCTGGCGCTAAAGTTTCCCTTAAAGGTCTGTAG
- a CDS encoding DNA-directed RNA polymerase subunit beta (Product derived from UniProtKB/Swiss-Prot:Q6MDM1;Gene name derived from UniProtKB/Swiss-Prot:Q6MDM1;EC number derived from UniProtKB/Swiss-Prot:Q6MDM1): protein MLQRPPHRVSVLEKEEIIDLPNLIEIQVKSYNQFLQSNRFAEERENFGLQEVFTEIFPIKSYDEKTILEFLSYNLGVPKYSPEESIRRGITYSVTLKVKFRLTDETGIKEEEVYMGTLPVMTDKGTFIINGAERVVVSQLHRSPGICFEQERHSRGNMIYSFRIIPYRGSWLEGAFDSNDLIHIYIDRKKRRRKILATTFIRALGYSSNTDIIEEFFQVKKVKFKSEKDFEKLIGRILASDVLDEKSGLTFGKAGEKLTTAMLKRIFDAGIDNIRIAEDADETSPIIKMLAKDATDSYESALKDFYRKIRPGEPVTLSNARSAIMRLFFDPKRYNLGRVGRYKLNSKLRFEVNDETLQTVTLTKEDVIGALKYLIRLKKGDDDVSVDDIDHLGNRRVRSVGELIQNQCRIGLARMEKIIRERMNLFDFSSDTLTPGKIVSAKGLAGVLKDFFGRSQLSQFMDQANPVAELTHKRRLSSLGPGGLNRDRAGFEVRDVHPSHYGRICPIETPEGPNIGLITSLSAYAKINEFGFIETPYRIVREGVVTDEIEYMTADQEERCVIAQASAPLDEYSMFKEPICWARYRGEQFEIESSRATHMDVSPKQLVSIVTGLIPFLEHDDANRALMGSNMQRQGVPLLRPQAPIVGTGLEARAARDSGAVIIAQEDGVVDYADGFKIVISPKDNRLEKKVYPLKKFMRSNSGTCINQRPLCTVGDQIRAGDVIADGPATDKGEIALGRNVLVAFMPWYGYNFEDAIIISEKLLREDAYTSIYIEEFELTARDTKLGKEEITRDIPNVPEEALVNLGDDGIIRIGAEVKPGDILVGKITPKSETELAPEERLLRAIFGEKAADVKDASLTAPPGTEGVVMDVKVFSRRDRLSKSDDELVEEASRLKDIQREFKAKQNELRIEKREKIGALLLNEIAPGTIVHRKSAEVLVAEGDLITQDTLEILDRENVEDLLMPENEIYDTLKEMLHHYTIATQTLETQHKTEIEFLRKGDTDLDPGIIRQVKVYVASKRKLQVGDKMAGRHGNKGVVSRIVPEADMPYMSDGQAIEIILNPLGVPSRLNMGQLFETHLGIAARKAGIAVKSPVFEGFPEQMIWDMMKEQNFPADGKFYLYDGCTGERYDNPTVVGYIYMLKLSHLVADKIHARAVGPYSLVTQQPLGGKAQMGGQRFGEMEVWAAEAYGAAHLLQELLTVKSDDVSGRTRIYESIVKGDNLLKSGTPESFNVLIKEMQGLGLDIRTETVTE from the coding sequence ATGTTGCAAAGGCCGCCGCACCGTGTTAGCGTTCTCGAAAAGGAAGAAATTATTGATCTTCCCAACCTTATCGAGATTCAGGTCAAATCTTATAATCAATTTCTTCAGTCCAATAGATTCGCAGAAGAACGCGAGAATTTCGGATTGCAAGAAGTGTTTACTGAGATATTTCCGATTAAATCGTATGACGAAAAAACTATTTTAGAGTTTCTTTCTTACAATTTAGGAGTGCCTAAGTATTCCCCCGAAGAGAGTATCAGAAGAGGAATCACTTATAGCGTTACATTAAAAGTGAAATTTCGCCTGACCGACGAGACTGGTATCAAAGAAGAAGAAGTCTACATGGGGACACTTCCCGTAATGACGGATAAGGGAACTTTTATTATTAATGGTGCTGAAAGGGTTGTCGTTTCCCAACTCCATCGCTCTCCAGGTATTTGCTTTGAGCAAGAAAGACATAGTCGTGGTAACATGATTTACTCTTTTCGTATCATTCCTTACCGGGGAAGTTGGCTGGAAGGTGCCTTTGATTCAAATGACTTAATCCATATTTACATTGACCGTAAAAAGCGTCGTCGTAAAATTCTGGCAACAACCTTTATCCGTGCTTTAGGATATTCCAGTAACACAGATATTATCGAAGAATTTTTTCAAGTAAAAAAGGTTAAATTTAAATCTGAAAAAGATTTCGAGAAGCTTATTGGTAGAATTTTAGCATCAGATGTTTTGGATGAGAAAAGTGGTCTTACCTTTGGAAAAGCAGGTGAGAAGCTAACCACAGCTATGCTAAAGCGCATCTTCGATGCAGGTATTGATAATATTCGCATTGCGGAAGATGCTGATGAAACTAGCCCTATCATCAAAATGTTAGCAAAAGATGCAACGGATTCTTACGAGTCAGCATTAAAGGACTTTTACAGAAAGATTAGACCAGGCGAACCTGTTACGCTTTCAAATGCTCGTTCAGCAATTATGCGCCTTTTCTTTGATCCAAAACGCTATAATTTGGGGCGTGTTGGAAGGTACAAACTAAATTCTAAGCTGCGCTTTGAAGTAAATGACGAGACCCTTCAAACAGTTACCTTAACTAAAGAAGATGTTATTGGTGCTTTGAAATATTTAATTCGCCTTAAAAAGGGTGATGATGATGTATCAGTAGATGATATTGATCATTTAGGTAATAGAAGGGTGCGTTCTGTCGGAGAACTTATTCAAAACCAATGTCGTATCGGCTTAGCTAGAATGGAAAAGATTATCCGTGAAAGAATGAATCTTTTTGATTTTTCTTCAGATACGCTTACTCCTGGAAAAATTGTGTCTGCCAAGGGCCTAGCTGGCGTTTTAAAAGATTTTTTTGGTAGATCCCAGCTTTCACAATTCATGGATCAAGCAAATCCAGTAGCTGAGCTAACACACAAAAGACGTTTATCTTCTCTTGGGCCTGGCGGTTTGAACCGTGATAGAGCGGGTTTTGAAGTTCGTGACGTTCATCCAAGTCACTATGGACGTATTTGCCCAATTGAAACTCCCGAAGGTCCAAACATTGGCTTGATTACATCGCTATCAGCTTATGCTAAGATTAATGAATTTGGTTTTATTGAAACACCCTATCGTATCGTAAGAGAAGGAGTGGTTACAGATGAAATTGAGTACATGACAGCCGATCAAGAAGAGCGCTGTGTAATAGCTCAGGCATCTGCACCGCTGGATGAATACAGCATGTTCAAAGAGCCGATCTGCTGGGCGCGTTATAGGGGGGAGCAGTTTGAGATTGAATCCTCAAGAGCCACACATATGGATGTTTCTCCAAAACAATTAGTTTCCATTGTTACTGGATTAATTCCATTCTTAGAGCATGATGATGCTAACCGAGCATTGATGGGCTCAAACATGCAGCGCCAAGGTGTGCCCCTGTTAAGACCGCAAGCTCCAATTGTTGGGACGGGTTTAGAGGCTAGAGCGGCCCGAGACTCAGGGGCTGTTATCATCGCCCAGGAAGATGGTGTGGTAGATTATGCTGATGGCTTTAAAATTGTCATCTCGCCTAAAGACAACCGTTTAGAGAAAAAAGTCTACCCACTTAAGAAATTCATGCGTTCTAACTCAGGAACATGCATTAATCAGAGACCTCTTTGCACAGTTGGTGATCAAATTAGGGCAGGTGACGTTATTGCAGATGGACCTGCAACCGATAAGGGCGAAATCGCACTTGGCCGAAATGTCCTTGTTGCATTTATGCCTTGGTATGGCTACAACTTTGAGGATGCGATTATCATTTCTGAAAAATTACTTCGCGAAGATGCCTACACTTCAATTTATATCGAAGAGTTTGAGTTAACGGCGCGAGATACTAAGTTGGGTAAGGAGGAAATCACTCGGGATATACCAAATGTCCCTGAGGAAGCCCTTGTTAACCTAGGGGATGATGGCATTATCCGCATCGGAGCGGAAGTGAAACCAGGTGACATTCTCGTAGGTAAAATAACGCCGAAGTCTGAGACAGAGCTTGCCCCAGAAGAGCGACTCTTAAGAGCTATCTTTGGAGAAAAAGCTGCGGATGTCAAAGACGCCTCTTTAACAGCACCTCCTGGAACTGAAGGTGTTGTAATGGACGTAAAAGTCTTCAGCAGAAGAGATCGTTTATCCAAAAGTGATGATGAGCTAGTTGAGGAGGCTTCTCGCCTAAAAGATATCCAACGTGAGTTTAAAGCTAAGCAAAATGAACTACGGATAGAAAAAAGAGAAAAAATTGGAGCCTTGCTGCTCAATGAAATTGCTCCTGGAACGATCGTTCATCGCAAATCGGCAGAGGTGCTGGTGGCTGAAGGAGATTTAATTACTCAGGATACCCTTGAGATCTTGGATAGAGAGAATGTTGAAGATCTATTGATGCCTGAAAACGAAATCTATGATACTCTTAAAGAAATGTTGCATCATTATACGATTGCGACGCAGACTTTAGAGACTCAACATAAAACAGAAATTGAGTTTCTTCGAAAAGGAGATACTGATTTAGATCCTGGAATTATCCGCCAAGTTAAAGTGTATGTGGCTTCTAAACGTAAGCTTCAGGTGGGTGATAAAATGGCCGGTCGCCACGGTAACAAAGGGGTGGTATCGAGAATTGTACCCGAAGCTGACATGCCCTACATGTCTGATGGGCAAGCAATTGAGATCATCTTGAATCCTCTTGGTGTGCCTTCTCGTTTAAATATGGGGCAATTATTTGAAACACATCTAGGTATTGCAGCCAGGAAGGCGGGTATTGCGGTTAAGAGCCCAGTCTTTGAAGGCTTTCCTGAACAAATGATTTGGGATATGATGAAAGAGCAAAATTTCCCAGCAGATGGTAAGTTTTATCTTTATGATGGGTGTACTGGAGAGCGGTATGACAATCCAACCGTTGTTGGCTATATCTATATGCTTAAATTAAGCCACCTTGTAGCAGACAAAATCCACGCAAGGGCTGTCGGGCCTTATTCTTTAGTCACGCAGCAACCTCTTGGTGGTAAAGCTCAAATGGGTGGTCAGCGTTTCGGGGAGATGGAAGTGTGGGCTGCAGAGGCTTACGGCGCGGCGCACTTACTACAGGAGTTGTTGACCGTAAAATCTGATGACGTCTCTGGACGGACAAGAATTTACGAGTCCATCGTTAAAGGTGATAACTTACTGAAATCTGGGACACCAGAATCGTTTAATGTTCTTATTAAAGAGATGCAAGGGCTTGGCCTCGATATCCGTACAGAAACGGTGACCGAGTAA
- a CDS encoding Protein translocase subunit SecE (Product derived from UniProtKB/Trembl:F8L118;Gene name derived from UniProtKB/Trembl:F8L118) — protein sequence MELKKNGQISRVVSEKTKKKYRLRDFIEEIKLELKNINWTSREELKTYTQIVVSATFVFGMGVYLVDLAIQATLNMLTWFTHLIFG from the coding sequence ATGGAATTAAAAAAAAATGGGCAAATCTCACGTGTAGTTAGTGAAAAGACCAAAAAAAAATATAGACTGCGTGACTTTATAGAAGAAATAAAGCTTGAGCTCAAAAATATTAATTGGACAAGCCGGGAAGAACTAAAAACTTACACGCAAATTGTGGTAAGTGCAACGTTTGTGTTTGGAATGGGAGTCTACCTTGTCGATCTCGCAATCCAAGCGACACTCAATATGCTGACCTGGTTTACTCATTTGATATTTGGCTAA